One window of Tenacibaculum maritimum NCIMB 2154 genomic DNA carries:
- a CDS encoding trehalase domain-containing protein, whose protein sequence is MKIKQSLKITIYIFCLVLFIFSCQKSKKESKESKEIISVKYPETYELANIILALTEYGKTDKWEVRQGFDYYNKVQEYFKPVNQHPLLDSVNYSRERWEEYLSFRTDSYAFEFDENNELKRRFEFYANKGFQPFDDHLDLINNFVQKSNFRVFFKQNKDYYNAVSHKYKKTQYLNEMREFLAKEFGKQYSSDEKYNVVLSPFVYRMNCHRNIDSTTVADFITIPNYVLSDTISTNEKDIATSIHNLFTEMDHGYVNPTTNQYKELVAKNFDANLWDNESGYNENNGFGVFNEYVTWAVYDIFLEKHFPDYANEVGLNWSFQNDSRGLEYSQLFTKQLLALYNQKEDSETLKDLYPKILEWTSEIQKDLSKPKIISPKDSTYIKFSGKTKIAIMFSEPMKKSDTITTIFQDGKNLRQCIDLNGNENNLRWSENGKELEFEFSFPTDRDTYYFQFNWWGTRHPLISEKGVLIKSGSYFKIIDK, encoded by the coding sequence ATGAAAATCAAACAATCTTTAAAAATTACTATTTATATTTTCTGTTTGGTACTCTTTATTTTTTCCTGCCAAAAGTCAAAAAAGGAAAGTAAAGAATCGAAGGAAATAATAAGTGTAAAATACCCCGAGACCTATGAATTAGCAAACATTATTCTGGCACTTACGGAATATGGAAAAACTGATAAGTGGGAAGTCCGACAAGGTTTCGATTATTATAACAAAGTTCAAGAATATTTTAAACCAGTAAATCAACACCCTTTATTAGATTCTGTAAACTATTCAAGAGAAAGATGGGAAGAGTATTTAAGCTTTAGGACTGATTCTTATGCATTCGAATTTGACGAAAACAATGAATTAAAAAGAAGGTTTGAGTTCTATGCAAATAAGGGATTCCAACCTTTTGATGATCATTTAGACTTGATAAACAACTTTGTTCAAAAATCAAACTTTAGAGTTTTTTTTAAGCAAAATAAGGATTATTACAATGCTGTGTCACACAAGTACAAGAAAACACAGTACTTAAACGAAATGCGTGAATTCCTAGCAAAAGAATTTGGTAAGCAGTACTCAAGTGATGAAAAATACAATGTTGTTCTTTCCCCTTTTGTTTATAGGATGAATTGTCATAGAAATATCGATTCAACAACTGTGGCTGATTTTATCACAATTCCAAACTACGTTTTGTCCGATACAATTTCAACAAATGAAAAAGACATTGCTACTTCAATCCACAATCTATTTACAGAAATGGACCACGGATATGTAAATCCAACTACAAATCAATATAAGGAATTGGTTGCCAAAAATTTTGATGCCAATCTGTGGGATAATGAAAGTGGATACAATGAAAATAATGGATTTGGAGTGTTTAACGAATATGTGACATGGGCAGTTTATGACATATTCTTGGAAAAGCATTTTCCAGATTATGCCAATGAAGTTGGCCTTAATTGGAGTTTTCAAAATGACAGTAGAGGCTTGGAATATTCCCAACTCTTCACAAAACAACTTTTGGCTCTTTACAATCAAAAGGAAGATAGTGAAACTTTAAAAGACTTATACCCTAAAATACTTGAATGGACTTCTGAAATTCAGAAAGACTTATCAAAACCGAAAATAATCTCACCAAAGGATTCTACTTACATCAAATTTTCTGGAAAAACTAAAATCGCTATTATGTTTTCAGAACCAATGAAGAAAAGCGATACAATAACAACGATTTTTCAAGATGGAAAAAATCTAAGACAATGTATAGACCTAAATGGTAATGAAAATAACCTACGTTGGTCGGAAAACGGAAAGGAATTAGAATTTGAATTTAGTTTTCCTACTGACCGAGATACCTATTATTTCCAGTTCAATTGGTGGGGAACAAGACATCCGCTTATTAGTGAAAAAGGAGTATTGATAAAGAGCGGGAGTTATTTTAAAATCATTGACAAATAA
- a CDS encoding DUF6624 domain-containing protein: MKKIIGILIIGLSLFGCNEKTSDKKKIEQKVEFNQNLADMITVRAKIDQTVARGNPPEKYKIIGLEKWRDYKDSIFRDNKKNLEKVLNEYGFPGIDLVGKQGSFSFWLMVQHCDFDPDFQKEVLQQMKIEVDKGNAIPRNYGLLVDRVNLNTGEKQIYGTQVAYNRKTGQAYPRDLEDSLNVNKRRESVGLEPIKKYLNHMTNNHFQMNKENMIKRGITEPKLYELKK, translated from the coding sequence ATGAAAAAAATAATAGGAATACTAATAATTGGACTTTCATTATTTGGATGCAATGAAAAAACATCTGACAAGAAAAAAATAGAACAAAAGGTGGAGTTTAATCAAAATTTAGCAGACATGATAACTGTCAGAGCTAAAATAGACCAAACTGTTGCTCGTGGAAATCCTCCAGAAAAATATAAAATAATAGGTTTAGAAAAATGGCGAGATTATAAAGACAGTATATTTAGAGACAATAAAAAAAATTTAGAAAAAGTTCTGAACGAATACGGATTCCCTGGAATTGATTTAGTCGGTAAACAAGGCTCATTTAGTTTTTGGTTAATGGTTCAACATTGTGATTTTGACCCTGATTTTCAAAAAGAAGTTCTGCAACAAATGAAAATTGAAGTTGATAAAGGAAATGCAATACCAAGAAACTATGGTTTATTAGTTGACCGTGTTAACCTAAATACTGGTGAAAAACAAATTTACGGAACACAAGTAGCTTATAATAGGAAAACAGGACAGGCATATCCAAGAGATTTAGAAGACAGTTTAAATGTAAACAAAAGAAGAGAATCAGTAGGGCTTGAACCAATAAAAAAGTATTTAAATCATATGACTAATAATCATTTTCAAATGAATAAAGAAAATATGATTAAAAGAGGAATAACTGAACCTAAATTGTACGAACTAAAAAAGTAA
- a CDS encoding IS1182 family transposase has protein sequence MQGKKIYQEKLFHNFQLSDRVPKTNFYRRLAAVLNLDYLYSSTKKYYGTSGQKGIDPVVFFKLCLVGYLENIISDRKLISHCSMRLDILYFIGYDLDEELPWHSTISRTRQLFPASIFESVFTQVFSMCVDKGMVSGHTQAIDSAPVKANASMDSLELKVPEQDLESHIAAIRHISIADQPNFRKAKINKASGFEKTITANKSALQAIKSRNKKWANEQNYRVGAGNKNSKYTSNKTHYSPTDPDARISVKPGKARKLNYLSQLTVDSANHVITDISAYHACGKDNQQLQDITKRVQQRLWRNGLLWQNCVADTGYSSGENYAFLEQHQLISYIPPHGTYKGCPDGFTYEKQKDHFTCSRGIIIPFKKVFLDHRTKTKKKEYRASKKVCLDCPLRKQCLKKSQEKRITITYYREEYERNNSRIKSPLGRKMKATRQSTVEPVFGTLTQFMGLRKINTIGLIQANKVMHMAAIAYNLKKYLNFIAKKVKSDHRVSFLILFNTNVFKNKQRLVLSSFYFSF, from the coding sequence ATGCAAGGCAAGAAAATCTACCAGGAGAAATTATTTCACAACTTTCAATTAAGTGACCGAGTACCTAAAACAAACTTTTATAGGCGCTTAGCAGCAGTTTTAAATTTAGATTATTTGTATTCATCTACCAAAAAGTATTATGGTACAAGCGGTCAAAAAGGTATTGATCCAGTTGTTTTTTTCAAACTTTGTTTAGTGGGCTATTTAGAGAATATTATTAGTGATCGCAAGTTAATATCTCATTGTAGCATGCGCTTAGATATTTTATACTTTATAGGTTATGATCTCGATGAAGAATTACCATGGCATTCTACGATCAGTCGTACGCGACAATTATTTCCAGCATCGATATTTGAATCCGTTTTTACACAGGTATTTTCCATGTGTGTAGATAAAGGTATGGTAAGCGGTCATACCCAAGCAATCGATTCTGCTCCTGTAAAAGCAAATGCTTCTATGGATAGTTTAGAATTAAAAGTACCAGAACAGGATCTAGAGTCACATATTGCGGCTATAAGACATATAAGCATAGCAGATCAACCCAATTTTAGAAAAGCCAAAATCAACAAGGCTTCTGGTTTTGAGAAAACGATCACCGCTAACAAATCAGCATTACAAGCTATAAAATCTCGCAATAAAAAGTGGGCTAACGAACAAAATTACAGGGTTGGAGCAGGAAATAAGAACAGTAAATATACTAGCAACAAAACCCATTACAGTCCCACAGATCCAGATGCCCGTATAAGTGTAAAGCCAGGTAAGGCAAGAAAATTAAATTATCTGAGTCAGTTAACGGTAGATAGCGCTAATCATGTAATTACAGATATAAGCGCTTATCACGCTTGCGGGAAAGACAACCAACAACTACAAGATATTACCAAACGAGTACAACAGCGTTTATGGAGAAATGGTTTGCTATGGCAAAACTGTGTGGCCGATACCGGCTATAGTAGTGGGGAGAATTATGCTTTTTTAGAACAGCATCAACTCATTAGTTATATTCCTCCTCATGGAACTTACAAAGGTTGCCCTGATGGCTTTACCTATGAGAAGCAAAAGGATCACTTTACTTGTTCCAGAGGGATTATTATTCCTTTTAAAAAAGTGTTTTTAGATCACCGAACAAAAACCAAGAAAAAGGAATACAGGGCTAGTAAAAAAGTATGTTTAGATTGTCCATTAAGAAAACAATGTTTAAAAAAATCACAGGAAAAACGGATTACCATTACTTATTATAGAGAGGAATATGAGCGAAATAACAGCAGGATAAAAAGTCCACTAGGACGAAAAATGAAAGCCACAAGACAAAGTACTGTAGAGCCTGTTTTTGGGACACTAACCCAGTTCATGGGGTTACGAAAAATAAATACTATTGGTTTAATACAAGCAAATAAGGTAATGCATATGGCTGCCATCGCTTATAACCTAAAGAAGTACCTAAATTTTATAGCAAAAAAGGTAAAAAGTGACCATAGAGTATCATTTTTGATTTTATTCAATACAAACGTCTTTAAAAACAAACAGCGGTTGGTTTTGAGCTCATTCTATTTTAGTTTTTGA
- the tssD gene encoding type VI secretion system tube protein TssD: MNTVAKLCIGKDEWELNNTDITYYRETRVTGKPASETMGGLATVSFTPKGNEEMILSWMFANRMEDGKTEYPKCLYILKEAEIVFYKGDFNGSILFKYKLVDGTIIYFQENFSNQWEIQTSVVFSAAIQYYKDTFYIKSWRENWKPPTKKESPFQDLTNTFNATPKIL, encoded by the coding sequence ATGAACACAGTAGCAAAATTATGTATTGGCAAAGATGAATGGGAACTAAATAATACTGATATAACTTATTATCGTGAGACTCGTGTTACAGGAAAACCTGCCTCTGAAACTATGGGAGGTTTAGCAACTGTATCCTTTACGCCAAAAGGAAATGAAGAAATGATACTTAGTTGGATGTTTGCCAACAGAATGGAAGACGGAAAAACAGAATACCCTAAATGCTTATATATCCTAAAAGAAGCCGAAATAGTTTTTTATAAGGGCGATTTTAATGGAAGTATTCTTTTTAAATATAAACTTGTAGATGGTACAATTATCTATTTTCAAGAAAATTTTAGTAATCAATGGGAAATACAAACCAGTGTAGTTTTTTCAGCAGCCATACAATATTATAAAGATACATTTTATATAAAATCGTGGCGCGAAAACTGGAAACCGCCAACAAAAAAAGAGTCTCCTTTTCAAGACTTAACTAATACATTTAATGCCACCCCAAAAATTTTATAA
- a CDS encoding DUF1493 family protein: MKLLMKNNQIIFNKLTDFIIQEYWGNKEKMTPETRLEKDLGITGDDGIEFLENFLDYFKIDYEEKENRPRYFDDEGFGLINFISIFNFMTGKKDYREQYDLTLEHLVKVIELGHWIDMDE, from the coding sequence ATGAAATTACTGATGAAAAATAATCAAATAATATTTAACAAACTGACTGATTTTATAATCCAAGAATATTGGGGAAATAAAGAAAAAATGACTCCTGAGACTAGATTAGAAAAAGATTTAGGTATAACAGGAGATGATGGAATAGAGTTTTTAGAAAATTTTTTAGATTATTTTAAAATTGATTATGAAGAAAAAGAAAACAGGCCAAGATATTTTGATGACGAGGGGTTTGGATTAATAAACTTTATTTCTATTTTCAATTTTATGACGGGTAAAAAGGATTACAGAGAACAATATGATTTAACTCTTGAGCATCTTGTCAAGGTTATAGAATTAGGTCATTGGATAGATATGGACGAATAA